A single Bifidobacterium asteroides DNA region contains:
- a CDS encoding glycerophosphodiester phosphodiesterase family protein: protein MGSKARLAGKVALGLGLGVLGAWSWALAPGLSVVAGRRKPVGLSLHPYAHRGLHDAGSGMETTNPNPGQTAYLQRIHDCLKVASGRPSGKHASVPAKSHRVVAPENSLAAFEAACRAGYGIELDVHLSRDGQVVVIHDGDLQRVAGVNRAVADLTYDQLQRIPLCPSPAQAFEFGEGIPGSADHDGGPETEGGDGGLNDPEAQHVPLLSEVLALVDGRVPLVVEIKMDRGLDRELMRRTDALLSRYQGPYVIESFNVLALAWYRVHHPGVTRGQLVAPYHGRVDSRSSALRWMAGSLLFNWLGRPDFVACEWHSGHSLPMRLYRFLGGTPIAWTVRSEHAQEEASPDFDGIIFESYLPES from the coding sequence ATGGGGTCCAAAGCACGATTGGCCGGCAAGGTCGCACTGGGTCTGGGATTGGGGGTTTTAGGGGCCTGGAGTTGGGCTCTGGCCCCCGGCCTTTCGGTGGTTGCGGGCCGAAGAAAGCCTGTAGGCCTGTCCTTGCACCCCTATGCGCACAGGGGCCTGCACGACGCTGGCTCGGGGATGGAGACGACCAATCCCAACCCTGGTCAGACCGCCTACTTGCAGCGTATTCATGACTGTCTGAAGGTTGCATCCGGCAGACCCTCGGGCAAGCACGCTTCGGTTCCGGCCAAATCCCACCGGGTGGTGGCGCCCGAAAATTCGCTGGCTGCCTTCGAGGCGGCCTGCAGGGCCGGTTACGGGATCGAGCTGGATGTCCATCTCAGCCGGGACGGCCAGGTGGTGGTCATCCACGATGGAGACCTGCAGCGGGTGGCGGGCGTCAATCGAGCGGTGGCTGATTTGACTTACGATCAGCTGCAGAGGATCCCCCTGTGCCCAAGCCCTGCCCAGGCTTTTGAGTTCGGGGAAGGAATTCCTGGCTCTGCCGACCACGATGGCGGTCCCGAAACGGAGGGCGGGGACGGGGGCCTCAACGATCCCGAGGCGCAGCATGTGCCTCTGCTGTCCGAGGTGCTCGCTCTGGTGGATGGCCGGGTACCCTTGGTCGTCGAGATCAAGATGGACAGGGGCTTGGATCGGGAGCTCATGCGTCGGACCGATGCCCTCCTGTCCAGGTACCAGGGCCCCTATGTAATTGAGTCCTTCAACGTCCTGGCCCTTGCCTGGTATCGGGTTCACCACCCAGGCGTCACCAGGGGGCAACTGGTCGCCCCCTACCATGGCCGGGTGGATTCGCGCTCCTCAGCCCTGCGCTGGATGGCCGGGTCCCTCCTCTTCAACTGGCTGGGGCGGCCGGACTTCGTGGCCTGCGAGTGGCACAGCGGGCACTCACTGCCCATGCGTCTCTATCGGTTCCTAGGTGGAACGCCCATCGCCTGGACCGTCCGCTCCGAGCATGCGCAGGAGGAGGCCAGTCCGGACTTTGATGGGATTATCTTCGAGTCGTATCTGCCCGAGAGCTGA
- a CDS encoding DUF4244 domain-containing protein, with protein MTYSQEVATVFHLQARHAGGQLVPAETWPAIGAGSRWLQRMRQRFNRFITALYVRISQAMDSAASALRARMSVVLARPESGAITAEYAVIMVAAATLAGVLLAIVKSSSTRTLLMGLVKKALSVVG; from the coding sequence ATGACATATTCACAGGAGGTTGCGACGGTCTTCCATCTGCAGGCCAGACATGCAGGAGGACAATTGGTGCCAGCTGAGACATGGCCTGCTATAGGTGCCGGATCCCGGTGGCTGCAAAGAATGAGGCAGCGCTTCAACCGGTTCATAACGGCTTTGTACGTTCGCATCAGCCAAGCCATGGACTCTGCAGCGAGTGCCCTGCGTGCGCGGATGAGTGTGGTGCTGGCCAGGCCTGAATCGGGGGCCATCACTGCTGAATACGCTGTGATCATGGTGGCAGCTGCCACGCTGGCTGGTGTATTGCTGGCCATTGTCAAGTCCTCTTCCACGCGCACTTTGCTGATGGGTCTGGTCAAGAAGGCGCTTAGTGTCGTCGGCTGA
- a CDS encoding CpaF family protein: MIIGSGESNEGRFSDDDSDQPPTFGYLDGLTNDPAVTDIAVTGQGNVWIDRGAGMEEVLLRPGFAGPRAVRDFAVQLCAQLGRRLDDARPMADASSREGIRVHAVLAPLVPEGAAISIRLPNRHPPSLEELAAAGLCPASWLFILRALVVNRASILVTGGTGAGKTTLLRALLGMCPREQRLVVVEEVRELGRIAGHGNMVSLAVRESNVEGAGGVGLVDLVKATLRMRPDRIILGECRGEEIADLLRAFNSGHRGGMATLHADNVERVPARLATLGLLAGLQPRALAALAQGAFDAVIHLERSGGHRHIAQIGRLTTAADGRLLGEAVCTWTGRGAATYGTAWSKFARRWGIVTSAPASVP, from the coding sequence ATGATCATAGGAAGCGGGGAAAGCAATGAAGGTCGATTCTCTGACGACGATTCCGATCAGCCGCCCACTTTCGGATACTTGGATGGGCTGACGAACGATCCTGCGGTGACTGACATCGCAGTGACCGGGCAGGGCAATGTCTGGATCGACCGAGGCGCGGGCATGGAGGAGGTCCTGCTTCGGCCTGGATTCGCAGGCCCTCGAGCTGTGAGGGACTTTGCCGTGCAGTTATGCGCTCAGCTGGGACGTCGCCTGGACGATGCCCGGCCCATGGCTGACGCTTCCAGCAGGGAGGGGATCAGAGTCCACGCCGTGCTGGCCCCACTTGTTCCCGAGGGTGCCGCCATTTCCATCAGACTGCCCAACAGACACCCGCCAAGCCTGGAGGAGCTGGCTGCTGCCGGGCTGTGTCCCGCCAGCTGGCTCTTCATCCTTCGGGCGCTGGTGGTCAATCGGGCCAGCATTCTAGTGACTGGTGGCACGGGTGCAGGTAAGACCACACTCCTACGGGCCCTGCTGGGCATGTGTCCACGGGAGCAGCGGCTGGTCGTTGTGGAGGAGGTGCGTGAACTGGGTCGTATCGCCGGCCATGGGAATATGGTTTCCTTGGCTGTCAGAGAATCCAACGTTGAAGGGGCGGGGGGTGTTGGGCTGGTCGATCTGGTGAAAGCCACATTGCGCATGCGGCCCGATCGGATCATCCTGGGCGAGTGTCGTGGCGAGGAGATAGCTGATCTGCTGCGGGCTTTCAATTCCGGTCATAGGGGCGGCATGGCAACGCTGCATGCCGACAATGTGGAACGCGTTCCCGCCAGGCTGGCGACTCTGGGGTTGCTGGCGGGGTTGCAGCCGAGGGCCCTGGCCGCTCTGGCGCAGGGGGCGTTCGATGCTGTTATCCATCTGGAACGTTCCGGCGGCCATAGACATATCGCTCAAATTGGCCGACTGACAACTGCAGCTGATGGCCGGCTTCTTGGGGAGGCCGTCTGTACATGGACAGGCCGAGGGGCCGCTACGTATGGAACGGCCTGGTCAAAGTTCGCCAGGCGGTGGGGCATTGTGACCAGCGCCCCGGCGAGCGTTCCGTAG
- a CDS encoding type II secretion system F family protein encodes MHDETAAWLAAMMTAIACLVLLAPSGSASARLKAMSVRPSAQSDRPGLAVLVTSLLAYVDNGGGLVEAFEEASGRRFATQEVTRERVMAMLENRCLPQERGPTLTIMVQALMACYGLSAILGCRASDGLRTVAAMQRRRAALDEAREKAFAVPRATIRLLSTLPVLTIIMGEFMGARPLSFLCRPGLGTICLILGAAFYVFGLVWIRLLMNDLGREDLWI; translated from the coding sequence ATGCATGACGAGACTGCAGCCTGGCTGGCTGCAATGATGACGGCTATTGCCTGTCTGGTCTTGCTCGCGCCTAGCGGCAGCGCATCCGCGAGACTGAAGGCCATGTCAGTCAGGCCCTCTGCACAGTCGGATAGGCCCGGCCTGGCGGTGCTGGTCACTTCCCTGCTTGCCTATGTCGACAATGGAGGCGGTCTGGTAGAGGCTTTCGAGGAGGCATCCGGGCGGCGGTTCGCCACCCAGGAGGTCACGCGGGAACGTGTCATGGCCATGCTGGAGAACCGGTGCCTGCCTCAGGAACGGGGACCGACTCTGACGATTATGGTCCAGGCTCTGATGGCCTGTTATGGTCTCAGCGCCATCCTGGGCTGCCGGGCTTCTGATGGGCTGCGGACTGTGGCAGCTATGCAGAGGCGGCGGGCGGCACTGGATGAGGCGCGAGAAAAAGCCTTTGCTGTGCCTAGGGCCACGATCCGCCTCCTGTCAACCTTGCCGGTGCTGACCATCATCATGGGAGAGTTCATGGGTGCGCGACCGTTGTCCTTCCTATGCCGCCCAGGCCTGGGAACCATATGTCTGATCCTTGGGGCGGCCTTCTATGTTTTTGGTCTGGTTTGGATACGTCTGCTGATGAACGATCTGGGCAGGGAGGATCTATGGATCTGA
- a CDS encoding TadE family type IV pilus minor pilin yields the protein MSSAERRSVWRRRWRSDTGTVTAEFAIVLPAVMVLALLLLTLTQTIRIGMVCQDAANAAARDLIVTRGKGDPQGLVHRMAGPHAQVQLSPSAGQTAVRVSCPVVSGPMGVLPAQVHGDAVAILEE from the coding sequence GTGTCGTCGGCTGAGAGACGGTCCGTGTGGAGACGACGGTGGCGATCCGATACCGGTACGGTAACGGCCGAGTTCGCCATCGTGCTTCCCGCTGTCATGGTTCTGGCTCTCTTACTGCTGACGCTGACCCAGACGATCAGGATCGGCATGGTCTGTCAGGATGCAGCCAACGCGGCTGCCAGGGATCTGATCGTCACCCGGGGCAAGGGTGATCCCCAAGGGCTGGTGCACCGGATGGCCGGTCCACATGCTCAAGTGCAGTTGAGCCCATCGGCCGGGCAGACGGCAGTCAGGGTGTCATGCCCAGTGGTTTCCGGCCCGATGGGCGTGCTGCCTGCACAGGTCCATGGCGATGCCGTGGCCATATTGGAGGAATGA
- a CDS encoding ABC transporter permease: MEGKSLSLGGSLAGTGASGPMGGGGSHTAGRTKARTPGLASLVRSFLHEHRSSYTVMVLAVMAASVLTSAWAQVAIAARKGDGMPDTRALNSYDRAMTLSLQDGASQISIMYACICGFVSIFLVITSVGFLIERRRREYAMMRLSGASPRTVRLISLLEFMIPVGLAALIGSSAGCLLVPAFAKSLINSGLEALEMTAHPHPMGIVFAFAGILLAGLLGTWFAARRITAISPIEALQDSENRSGTKSIGPLRLIIALAGLAGGLAMVYHRFNGMDIEIQILASTGCLLVIIGALTPVLVPACANLIGIPFQLAFRGAGLLARQRARKENRSSTAIAVPIILMLVIVTGIIALGRSSWAQEAISRYKPVAAEVMVTTDTKDTRDLDRQLRSSADVGSAVTYSKESWRRAGNTDSKSDAPFISAMHINKSGKALDTISPAFITGSAADLGPGKVAVTSKGHSQEKNPLGRTLTLIDKNEKRHTLTITAIVDMTPTGQTGEYLIMDDSLSQLAPDNRGLTTLARTTPGVRTDDLISQLNASWDRKGIKACTKKEYIRSDIQRSQEVQRAMPQIASGAIVLTAIFLIQACAIAVNERRQENRRMQAAGVSRGTLVCSSIWESVIDALSATLLSALAMAGVLAVIFHQLSGQVDMSVVPLPYGYFLTMALWAIGLAAAASGLHSWFSSRADTTRR, translated from the coding sequence ATGGAGGGCAAGTCCCTTTCCCTAGGTGGATCACTGGCAGGAACCGGAGCCTCAGGACCGATGGGTGGGGGTGGCTCGCACACCGCAGGTCGAACCAAGGCACGCACTCCTGGCCTGGCCTCCCTGGTGCGATCCTTTCTGCATGAGCATCGGTCCTCCTACACGGTCATGGTCCTGGCAGTCATGGCCGCTTCAGTCCTTACCAGCGCCTGGGCCCAGGTAGCCATTGCCGCTCGGAAGGGCGACGGGATGCCGGATACACGCGCATTGAATTCCTACGACCGCGCTATGACCCTGTCCTTGCAAGACGGCGCTTCACAGATATCCATAATGTACGCCTGCATATGCGGGTTCGTCTCCATCTTCCTCGTCATCACTTCCGTAGGGTTCCTGATCGAGCGCCGTCGTCGTGAATATGCCATGATGCGGCTTTCGGGCGCCTCTCCCCGCACGGTGAGGCTCATCTCCCTGTTGGAATTCATGATTCCGGTAGGTTTGGCCGCCCTCATAGGCAGTTCGGCGGGATGCCTGCTGGTGCCCGCATTCGCCAAGTCTCTGATCAACTCAGGTCTTGAAGCCTTGGAAATGACCGCACATCCCCACCCTATGGGAATCGTCTTCGCCTTCGCTGGGATACTCCTGGCAGGCCTCCTAGGAACCTGGTTCGCCGCCAGAAGGATTACCGCCATCTCTCCCATCGAGGCTTTGCAGGACTCAGAAAATCGGTCGGGAACCAAATCAATTGGTCCTCTTCGCCTGATAATCGCCCTGGCCGGCCTGGCTGGAGGACTGGCCATGGTCTATCACCGCTTCAACGGCATGGACATTGAAATCCAGATCCTGGCCTCGACCGGCTGCCTGCTCGTCATCATCGGCGCCCTGACCCCTGTCCTGGTTCCGGCCTGCGCCAACCTGATCGGCATCCCCTTCCAACTGGCTTTCCGAGGTGCAGGTCTCCTGGCGCGGCAAAGGGCGCGGAAGGAAAACCGGAGCTCTACCGCCATCGCAGTGCCGATCATACTGATGCTGGTCATCGTGACCGGAATAATAGCCCTAGGACGGTCCAGCTGGGCGCAAGAAGCCATAAGCCGGTATAAGCCGGTCGCTGCCGAAGTCATGGTCACAACAGATACCAAAGACACCAGGGATTTGGACCGGCAACTTCGCTCGTCCGCAGATGTGGGATCCGCCGTCACCTACAGCAAAGAATCTTGGAGAAGAGCAGGTAACACAGACAGCAAAAGCGATGCACCTTTCATAAGCGCCATGCACATCAACAAAAGCGGCAAGGCGCTTGACACGATCAGTCCTGCTTTCATCACAGGCTCGGCTGCAGACCTGGGACCAGGTAAGGTCGCCGTCACATCGAAAGGCCACAGTCAGGAAAAGAATCCCCTCGGACGCACGCTGACCTTAATCGACAAAAACGAAAAGCGTCACACGCTGACCATCACCGCCATTGTTGACATGACACCGACAGGGCAGACAGGCGAATACCTGATCATGGATGACAGCCTGTCACAACTGGCTCCCGACAACAGAGGGTTGACCACCCTAGCCAGGACCACCCCAGGAGTGCGGACAGACGATCTGATCAGTCAACTCAACGCTTCATGGGACAGGAAGGGCATCAAAGCCTGCACCAAGAAAGAGTACATTCGTTCCGACATCCAAAGGTCACAGGAGGTGCAGCGGGCCATGCCCCAGATAGCGAGCGGGGCCATCGTCCTGACGGCCATCTTCCTGATCCAGGCATGCGCCATCGCAGTCAATGAGCGCCGCCAGGAGAACCGAAGGATGCAGGCTGCCGGTGTTTCACGTGGAACATTGGTCTGCTCCTCGATTTGGGAGTCAGTAATCGATGCCCTTTCGGCCACCCTGCTTTCAGCCCTGGCCATGGCGGGGGTGCTGGCCGTCATCTTCCATCAGTTGTCCGGCCAAGTGGACATGAGCGTCGTGCCTCTCCCCTACGGCTACTTCCTGACCATGGCACTCTGGGCGATAGGCCTGGCCGCTGCAGCCTCCGGGCTGCATAGCTGGTTCAGCTCTCGGGCAGATACGACTCGAAGATAA
- a CDS encoding Rv3654c family TadE-like protein — MLGHVRRTRAERTGSWLGGSDPGSGTVLGIMLMALVGLGLVLAALLGNLMICRTRARTGADVSALAAASALDEGQAQPCTLASRVARLNRGVLTDCQVDGSDVKVSVGVDTGVSMLPRLIQSARAGPEPCE; from the coding sequence ATGCTCGGACATGTCAGGAGGACGCGCGCGGAGCGTACCGGTTCATGGCTAGGGGGTTCGGATCCTGGCTCCGGCACGGTTCTGGGCATCATGCTGATGGCTCTGGTTGGCCTGGGTCTGGTTCTGGCGGCCCTGCTGGGCAATCTCATGATCTGCCGGACGCGTGCACGCACCGGTGCCGATGTCTCGGCTCTGGCTGCAGCTTCTGCCCTGGACGAAGGACAGGCGCAGCCCTGTACTCTGGCCTCCCGGGTCGCCCGTCTCAACCGCGGGGTCCTGACAGACTGCCAGGTGGATGGCAGCGACGTGAAAGTCTCGGTGGGGGTAGACACCGGAGTCTCGATGCTGCCGCGTCTGATCCAGTCGGCCCGGGCAGGGCCCGAGCCCTGTGAATGA
- a CDS encoding NUDIX hydrolase, which produces MSRTVEAAGAILYRWRTSFQGWMKFSDDGRAAPGASPRSDLDELELCLVHRPKYDDWSWPKGKLENRETHMRAAVREVGEETGCLVRLGPYLGDAEYPLNNEGRRRGGKGGRLKHICYWMATPTDSEHAAGQSALLGPIHRPDSREVDQIRWVGASEARKLLTHPSDRTILDAFVDRVEQGGIRARQLIIVRHGKAVARKEWTGKDANRPLTPRGAGTSYALARELACFAPDRLLSSPWIRCVQTLRPYADEVGLPMEMVACLTESSYHRRPEQAHSWLDRQMADLLTGNRTTMICMHRPVLGGIFEKLRGLCSSGSLSKRLPDDSPFMPTGNAVALSLTGDPNHPTIIDIQKVTPIVY; this is translated from the coding sequence ATGAGCAGGACGGTCGAAGCAGCCGGAGCCATTCTCTACCGGTGGCGCACAAGCTTCCAGGGCTGGATGAAATTCAGCGACGACGGCCGGGCAGCCCCAGGAGCCAGCCCACGCTCCGACCTTGATGAGCTGGAGCTCTGCCTGGTTCATCGCCCCAAATACGACGACTGGAGCTGGCCCAAGGGCAAGCTGGAGAATCGTGAGACCCACATGCGGGCGGCCGTGCGCGAGGTGGGCGAGGAGACAGGCTGTCTTGTCCGTCTGGGGCCATACCTGGGAGATGCCGAATATCCCCTGAACAACGAGGGCCGACGCCGGGGCGGCAAGGGCGGCAGGCTCAAACATATCTGCTACTGGATGGCCACGCCGACCGACTCGGAACACGCCGCCGGTCAGAGCGCGCTGCTAGGACCCATCCACCGGCCTGATTCCAGGGAAGTCGACCAGATACGATGGGTCGGAGCCTCTGAAGCCCGCAAACTATTGACCCACCCAAGCGACAGAACCATATTGGACGCCTTCGTGGATCGGGTGGAGCAGGGTGGCATCCGGGCTCGTCAGTTGATCATCGTCCGCCACGGCAAGGCAGTGGCACGGAAGGAGTGGACAGGCAAGGATGCGAATCGTCCTCTGACCCCCAGGGGTGCCGGCACCTCTTACGCCCTGGCTCGGGAGCTGGCCTGCTTCGCGCCCGACCGGCTCCTGTCCTCACCTTGGATCCGCTGTGTGCAGACGTTGCGACCCTACGCCGACGAGGTAGGCCTGCCCATGGAGATGGTGGCCTGCCTGACGGAGTCCTCCTACCACCGCCGCCCGGAACAGGCCCACAGCTGGTTGGACAGGCAGATGGCCGACCTGCTGACAGGCAACAGAACCACTATGATCTGCATGCATCGCCCGGTCCTGGGGGGCATCTTCGAAAAGCTTCGCGGGCTGTGCTCCAGCGGATCACTGTCCAAACGGCTGCCTGACGACTCCCCCTTCATGCCCACCGGCAACGCCGTCGCCCTCAGTCTGACCGGCGACCCCAATCATCCGACCATCATCGACATACAGAAGGTGACTCCCATTGTCTACTGA
- the upp gene encoding uracil phosphoribosyltransferase, translating into MELHVLEHPLIEHKLTVLRDKNTPSNTFRELISELVMLEAYEATRNLDIEDHPIETPVAPMVGKKLCSPRPMVVPILRAGLGMLDGMTRLLPTAEVGFLGLKRDENTLDIITYANRLPEDLSGRQCFLLDPMLATGGTLIAATNYLAERGAKDVTSINILAAPEGLNRLKEEMDPSINLKVVVCAVDQKLNEHAYIVPGLGDAGDRLYGVID; encoded by the coding sequence ATGGAACTTCACGTACTGGAACACCCGCTGATCGAGCACAAGCTGACCGTACTGCGGGACAAAAACACCCCTTCCAACACCTTCCGCGAGCTGATCAGCGAACTGGTCATGCTTGAGGCTTACGAGGCCACCCGCAATCTGGACATCGAGGATCACCCCATCGAGACCCCGGTCGCTCCCATGGTGGGCAAGAAGCTCTGCTCCCCGCGTCCTATGGTGGTCCCCATCCTGCGCGCCGGACTGGGCATGCTTGACGGCATGACCCGGCTGCTGCCCACGGCCGAGGTCGGATTCCTTGGTCTCAAGCGCGACGAGAACACCCTGGACATCATCACCTACGCCAACCGCCTGCCGGAGGACCTCTCTGGACGTCAGTGCTTCCTGCTGGATCCCATGCTGGCCACCGGTGGAACCCTGATCGCCGCCACCAACTACCTGGCCGAGCGCGGCGCCAAGGACGTGACCTCCATCAACATCCTGGCCGCTCCCGAGGGCCTGAACCGCCTCAAGGAGGAGATGGACCCCTCCATCAACCTCAAGGTGGTGGTCTGCGCAGTCGATCAGAAACTGAACGAGCACGCCTACATCGTGCCAGGCCTGGGCGATGCCGGCGACCGCCTTTACGGCGTCATCGACTGA
- a CDS encoding DNA polymerase III subunit gamma and tau, whose product MALALYRRYRPDTFDGIIGQKQVTVPLTRALDENRLTHAYLFSGPRGCGKTSSARIFARCVNCAKGPTSHPCGECDSCRDLATGGPGSIDVVEIDAASHNGVDDARELRERAGFAPVRDRYKIFILDEAHMVTQQGFNALLKIVEEPPEHVMFIFATTEPEKVIGTIRSRTHHYPFRLVPQEVMGPYLEGICEKEGIKAEPGVLKLAMRAGGGSVRDTLSVLDQLMVGADEHTIAYDAAVALLGFTPAALIGEAVDTLIDHDGAGLYGVIQKVVVGGFESQRFVEDLLAHVRDLLVLKLAGDRAESVLSEDADDDQVADLRRQADALDLQVLTRMADIINDALAGMNGATSPRMRLELLAARLLAIGCEPMEQASAAGAASPSGSATAPARGGFIGADRSQRSGRPSTASQSGSADGADRPEQSGMAGSPSVAAPASFAGPQTMAGSRSDSSAYGQREGEEQSPHSGSDPIQPERKEAPSWPTGQAEGQARPSSPSRPARSAETPRSAQQETAQGQANEVPTGTELDKRWDALVAALPDEVRQYVVRDRVPTVAMTAGPSGRKRLSMTFDRPLSQHAFAMAVAAQSVDGETKVPRIVMVRARQEFGQSTMIAPSGTAANGETVESVNRMSPQRRAEVKKEVALARAGLATMNLGAAVMPHAATEQGHAPRGMTASAGHDGGAGASASDGKSTPGEASGDGSSDDAHHPVGGPVQSSSKPLPAAGFGSTASTVLPDDDPWAHPMPATHAPQKTWQPDQGGDGSTGQKDHESKKVALPDMSDDTDPWAVPDSGTSTAAFAESSNSQGHEALDQGLEVSKSVDSSGQGSASVATSNSTLETGPVPGDVAAATGTPTSSDRRGDGHGSGTADGSDGPQAMAKASGAEGRAMPAGFASPASGGSDQDGASSAAVSSQASGPSVDPEDDVYSMDDARLGADNAMNQDELTKLFDVTKVEDFAADDPQNPINVQRRRQEQAQRQGGE is encoded by the coding sequence ATGGCACTAGCACTCTATCGGCGGTATCGGCCTGACACTTTTGACGGCATCATCGGTCAGAAGCAGGTCACGGTGCCCCTTACCCGAGCTCTGGATGAGAACCGGCTGACCCATGCCTACCTGTTCTCCGGTCCCAGGGGATGTGGAAAGACCAGCAGTGCCCGGATTTTCGCCCGCTGTGTCAACTGCGCCAAGGGACCGACCAGCCATCCCTGCGGCGAATGTGACAGCTGCAGGGATCTGGCCACGGGAGGCCCCGGTTCCATCGACGTGGTGGAGATTGACGCCGCCAGCCATAATGGCGTTGACGATGCAAGGGAGCTCAGGGAGCGGGCAGGCTTTGCCCCTGTGCGTGACCGCTACAAGATCTTCATTTTGGACGAAGCTCATATGGTCACCCAGCAAGGATTCAATGCCCTGCTAAAGATCGTCGAGGAGCCGCCGGAACACGTCATGTTCATCTTCGCCACCACAGAGCCGGAGAAGGTGATCGGCACTATCCGCTCCCGCACCCACCATTACCCCTTCCGCCTAGTGCCCCAGGAGGTCATGGGGCCTTATCTAGAGGGCATCTGCGAAAAGGAGGGCATCAAGGCCGAGCCCGGTGTCCTCAAACTGGCCATGCGGGCTGGAGGCGGATCGGTGCGTGACACCCTTTCTGTGTTGGATCAGCTCATGGTAGGTGCTGACGAGCACACCATCGCCTATGATGCGGCTGTAGCTCTGCTGGGGTTCACTCCTGCCGCACTGATCGGCGAAGCTGTGGATACGCTGATCGACCACGATGGTGCTGGCCTCTACGGGGTCATCCAAAAGGTGGTCGTCGGCGGGTTCGAGTCCCAGCGCTTCGTCGAGGATCTGCTGGCCCATGTCCGCGACCTGCTGGTTCTCAAGCTGGCGGGGGACCGGGCTGAAAGCGTGCTTAGCGAAGATGCAGACGACGACCAGGTGGCCGATCTGCGTCGGCAGGCGGATGCTTTGGATCTGCAGGTCCTGACCAGAATGGCCGACATCATCAACGATGCGCTGGCGGGAATGAACGGGGCCACTTCGCCCAGGATGCGCTTGGAGCTGCTGGCCGCCAGGCTGCTGGCAATTGGCTGCGAACCTATGGAGCAGGCATCGGCCGCAGGGGCAGCTTCCCCCTCCGGGTCGGCCACGGCGCCCGCCCGCGGCGGGTTCATTGGCGCTGACAGGTCGCAGCGGAGCGGTCGGCCGTCCACAGCATCGCAGTCTGGCAGTGCTGATGGCGCTGATCGCCCCGAACAATCCGGCATGGCAGGCTCGCCATCTGTTGCAGCGCCCGCCTCCTTTGCCGGGCCACAGACCATGGCCGGCTCTCGTTCCGATTCCTCCGCTTATGGACAGCGAGAGGGCGAAGAGCAGTCGCCCCATTCCGGCTCTGATCCTATCCAACCCGAGCGCAAGGAAGCTCCCTCCTGGCCGACTGGACAGGCGGAGGGACAAGCTAGGCCATCCAGTCCCTCCAGACCCGCCCGGTCTGCGGAAACACCTCGGTCTGCACAACAGGAGACTGCGCAAGGGCAGGCAAACGAGGTGCCGACTGGTACAGAGCTGGATAAGCGCTGGGATGCCCTGGTTGCTGCCCTGCCTGATGAGGTCCGCCAGTATGTCGTGCGAGACCGGGTGCCCACCGTAGCCATGACAGCAGGCCCCTCCGGCCGCAAGCGGCTGTCTATGACCTTCGACCGTCCACTCAGTCAGCATGCCTTCGCCATGGCCGTGGCTGCACAGTCGGTTGACGGGGAGACCAAGGTGCCGCGTATCGTCATGGTCCGCGCTCGCCAGGAGTTCGGACAGTCCACCATGATCGCCCCATCGGGGACGGCTGCCAACGGTGAGACTGTGGAGTCCGTCAACAGGATGTCTCCCCAGCGCCGGGCAGAGGTCAAGAAGGAGGTGGCTCTAGCGCGAGCCGGTTTAGCCACCATGAACCTTGGGGCGGCGGTCATGCCTCATGCGGCCACAGAGCAGGGGCATGCCCCTAGAGGGATGACGGCCTCGGCCGGTCATGATGGTGGGGCCGGAGCATCGGCATCGGACGGGAAGTCCACTCCTGGAGAAGCTTCAGGCGACGGGAGCTCCGACGACGCTCACCACCCGGTCGGTGGCCCTGTCCAGTCGTCTTCGAAACCGCTTCCAGCGGCGGGTTTCGGCTCGACCGCTTCAACGGTGTTGCCGGACGATGATCCCTGGGCTCACCCCATGCCAGCGACTCATGCGCCGCAAAAGACCTGGCAGCCTGATCAGGGCGGCGATGGATCCACTGGCCAGAAAGACCATGAGTCCAAAAAGGTGGCCCTGCCGGACATGAGCGATGACACGGATCCTTGGGCCGTGCCCGATTCCGGGACCAGCACCGCAGCCTTTGCGGAGTCTTCCAACAGTCAAGGCCATGAAGCTTTGGATCAGGGGCTTGAAGTTTCGAAGTCGGTTGATTCGTCGGGTCAGGGAAGCGCCTCGGTCGCAACCTCGAATTCGACATTGGAGACCGGGCCGGTTCCCGGAGATGTGGCTGCGGCAACTGGCACCCCAACCTCGTCGGACAGACGGGGTGACGGTCATGGTTCGGGTACCGCCGATGGCTCGGATGGCCCCCAGGCAATGGCAAAGGCTTCTGGAGCTGAGGGCAGGGCGATGCCAGCAGGCTTCGCCAGCCCGGCCTCCGGTGGTTCCGATCAGGATGGGGCCTCGTCTGCTGCAGTCTCCTCCCAGGCTTCAGGGCCTTCGGTGGATCCCGAGGACGATGTCTATTCCATGGACGATGCCAGGCTCGGGGCGGACAATGCCATGAACCAGGATGAACTGACCAAATTGTTCGACGTGACCAAGGTGGAGGACTTTGCTGCTGACGACCCCCAGAATCCGATCAACGTCCAAAGGCGCCGGCAGGAACAGGCACAACGACAGGGAGGTGAATGA